DNA from Salinispora arenicola:
ACTCAAGGAGATCGGCCGGCGGGTCCTTCCGCACGAGGTCATCGACCGGCCGAAGGGCTACTTCCCGGTCCCGGGGCTCACCCACCTGGAGGGCAAACTCCTCGACCGGGTCCGCGACGCCCTCTCCGCGCCGGAGGCTCGCCGTCGGGGGCTGTACCGCGCCGACTACGTCAACGCGCTGCTCGACGACCCGAACGCCGAACTGACCCCGTTGAACGGAAACAAGCTGTGGCAACTCGGACTCCTGGAAATGTGGCTCCAGAGCCACGGAATCGGTTGACCATGTCGAGGACCCTCGCGACCGGGGTGGCGCTGGCGGATCAGGTACGCGGCCGAAGTCGTCGGTTCGAGCGGGTCGGCCCCGGGGGCGACCCGGTGGCCGCGGCCGCCGCGCCGGCCGGTTCGGCCGAGGCGGACGACACCGCTGACCCGCACGTCGAGGGCATGGTGCTCGACTGCGGCTGGGGCCGGCTCGTGTTCGGCCAGACCTTCGCCGACCAGGCAGCCGTCGCCGACGTGTTGCGCTCCGAGGCGGCCGGCGCCCGGGACATCTGCATCTATCTGCGCGACCCGCACGTGCTCGTCTCCCGGTTGCCGGACGAGTTGTTCATCGACCCGTCACTGACCTTCCGGCTGCCGCTACACGGCGAGGGACTCGCCGACCCGGAAGTCCCCGGCCTGCGGATCCGTCCGCTGCAGGACGCGGGGGACGCGGAGGAGGTCAACCGGATCTACGCGGCCAACAGCATGGTGACCGCGCCGGTTGAGGTACTCGTCGCCAACGCCGCCACCGATGGTTTCCTGCACCTGGTCGCCGAGAACGCGACCGGCGAGATCGTCGGCACCATCACCGGCGTGGACCACGTCGCCGTCTTCGACGACCCGGACCGGGGCGCGAGCCTCTGGTGCCTGACCGTGGACTTCAACGCCGCTCCGCCCGGCACCGGCCAGGCGCTGATCACCGAACTGGCCGCCCAACTGGTCCAGCGGGGGCTGGCGTACGTGGACCTGTCGGTGCTCGCCGAGAACGAAGGCGCCATCCGGCTCTACGAGCGGCTCGGCTTCTACCGCACCACCACGCTCTGCGTGAAACGGAAGAACCCGATCAATGAACGGCTGTTCCTGCCCGCCATGCCGGAGGGGTACGACGAGCTCAATCCGTACGCGCAGATCGTCGCGGACGAGGCGATGCGCCGGGGAATCCGGGTGGAGGTGACTGACCCGACCTGGGGTGAGCTGCGCCTGACCAGTGGCGGCCGAACGATCCTCACCCGCGAGTCACTGTCCGAGTTGACCTCGGCGGTCGCCATGAGCCGCTGTGACGACAAGCGGGTCACCCGTCGAATCCTCGGCCAGGCCGGGCTGTCCGTACCGCGTGGCCGGACAGCCACCGGGGACGGAGCCGACGCGGCCTTCCTGGCCGAGGTCGGCGAGTTGGTCGTCAAGCCGGCCCGGGGCGAGCAGGGCAAGGGGATCACGGTCGGGGTGCGTACGCCCGAGGCCCTGCACGCCGCCGTCGAACTGGCGGCCCGGTTCTGCCCCGAGGTGCTTCTCGAGGAGTTGTGCGCCGGTGAGGACCTGCGGGTGATCATGATCGACCACGAGGTGGTGGCCGCCGCGGTTCGCCGGCCGGCGACGATCATCGGTGACGGGGTACACGACGTCGCCGAACTGATCGAGCGGCAGAGCCGTCGCCGCGCCGCCGCGACGGGCGGCGAGTCCCGCATCCCACTGGACGAGATGACCCGCGAGGTGGTCGCCGAAGCCGGGTACGCACTCACCGACATCCTGCCGGAGGGGGAGCAGCTCATCGTGCGTCGGACCGCGAACCTGCACACCGGGGGCACGATCCACGACGTCACCGCGGTCCTGCACCCGGAGATCGCCGAGGCGTGCGTGACCGCGAGTCGCGCCCTGGACATCCCGGTAGCCGGGCTTGACCTGCTGGTACCCACCACGGAGGAGTCCGCGCACGTCTTTCTCGAGGCAAACGAACGGCCCGGCCTGGCCAACCACGAACCGCAGCCGACCGCCGAACGCTTCGTCGACCTCCTTTTTCCCGGGACCCGGGCACCTCAACGCCTCTGGTCGCCGGCGGGTGCGGCAAGCTCTGGAGTATGACCCCGAACAAGCCCGCACCGCTGCCGCTCGACCTCGACTACCTACGCCAGGTGCTGGTTGAGCTGCTGGAGATCCCGAGCCCGTCCGGCCGCACCGATCACGTACAGCAGTACGTGGGCGAGCGGTTGGCGGCGCTCGGGATCCCGTCGACGCTGACCCGGCGGGGTGCCCTCAGCGCCTGCCTCCCGGGACCGCGTACCACCGGTGCGGACCGGGCGATCGTGGTGCACACCGACGTCATCGGCGGAATGGTCAAACGGCTCAAGGAGAACGGCCGGCTGGAGCTCAAACCGATCGGGACACACAGTGCGCGCTTCGCGGAGGGCGCCCACGTACGCGTCTTCACCGACCACCTGGATCAGGTGATCACCGGCCAGGTGCTACCGCTCAAGGCCAGTGGCCACCGCTACAACGAGGCGGTGGACTCCCAGGGCATCGGCTGGGAGTTGGTCGAGGTCCGGGTGGACGAGCCGGTGGACGACATCGCCGGCCTGCGCGCACTGGGGATCGACACGGGCGACTTCGTGGCGCTCCTGCCCAACCCGCAGGTCACCCCCTCCGGGTATGTCAAATCCCGCCACCTGGACGACAAGGCGGGCGTGGCGGCGGTGCTGACCGCCTGCAAGGCGTTGGTCGACGCGGGTGTCACCCCGGCGGTCAGCGCACACTTGTTGATCACTGTTACGGAGGAGATCGGCCACGGCGCCTCGCACGGGCTGGATCCGGATGTGG
Protein-coding regions in this window:
- the ngg gene encoding N-acetylglutaminylglutamine synthetase, which codes for MSRTLATGVALADQVRGRSRRFERVGPGGDPVAAAAAPAGSAEADDTADPHVEGMVLDCGWGRLVFGQTFADQAAVADVLRSEAAGARDICIYLRDPHVLVSRLPDELFIDPSLTFRLPLHGEGLADPEVPGLRIRPLQDAGDAEEVNRIYAANSMVTAPVEVLVANAATDGFLHLVAENATGEIVGTITGVDHVAVFDDPDRGASLWCLTVDFNAAPPGTGQALITELAAQLVQRGLAYVDLSVLAENEGAIRLYERLGFYRTTTLCVKRKNPINERLFLPAMPEGYDELNPYAQIVADEAMRRGIRVEVTDPTWGELRLTSGGRTILTRESLSELTSAVAMSRCDDKRVTRRILGQAGLSVPRGRTATGDGADAAFLAEVGELVVKPARGEQGKGITVGVRTPEALHAAVELAARFCPEVLLEELCAGEDLRVIMIDHEVVAAAVRRPATIIGDGVHDVAELIERQSRRRAAATGGESRIPLDEMTREVVAEAGYALTDILPEGEQLIVRRTANLHTGGTIHDVTAVLHPEIAEACVTASRALDIPVAGLDLLVPTTEESAHVFLEANERPGLANHEPQPTAERFVDLLFPGTRAPQRLWSPAGAASSGV
- a CDS encoding osmoprotectant NAGGN system M42 family peptidase encodes the protein MTPNKPAPLPLDLDYLRQVLVELLEIPSPSGRTDHVQQYVGERLAALGIPSTLTRRGALSACLPGPRTTGADRAIVVHTDVIGGMVKRLKENGRLELKPIGTHSARFAEGAHVRVFTDHLDQVITGQVLPLKASGHRYNEAVDSQGIGWELVEVRVDEPVDDIAGLRALGIDTGDFVALLPNPQVTPSGYVKSRHLDDKAGVAAVLTACKALVDAGVTPAVSAHLLITVTEEIGHGASHGLDPDVAEIVSVDAAVVAPGQQSREDAATLAMGDGVGPFDYHLTRNLAAIAREHDVDLVRDVFDYYRSDVAAAVEAGAHARVALLGFGVDATHGHERTHLDGLRHLTQLLCLYLQSELVFPEWDAEPAGELADFPSLAVQPAQEDGPRDGPIGITAVS